The proteins below come from a single Eucalyptus grandis isolate ANBG69807.140 chromosome 3, ASM1654582v1, whole genome shotgun sequence genomic window:
- the LOC120291832 gene encoding putative wall-associated receptor kinase-like 16, protein MVIDEFLLKVLVLGIIILGPCYSHAAEADYSITKPGCRSSCGNLSIPYPFGSSDGNSGCHFNFSSFNVHCNYSTNPPTPYMGNLQISNISLQNHEIRVSLWVSQACYDSSGYNEYLSHGQTLSLAKFPISTTKNKFTVVGCDTQAFFKDGDGKFTFGCVSFCNNITNVNNGSCSGIGCCETSIPTDSLNYEISFQSFYNHKYVLDFNPCSYAFVAEIGSYNFSVADLNQLKSLRSTVVLDWAIGEQTCKDAKQDPASYLCAQKSYCTDAKNGVGYKCTCLEGYQGNPYLENGCHGVSISFLLILLGVSWLYLGLKERKISRQREKFFQENGGRLMLQKLLSEHEGSIESARIFTDEELKKATDHYHESRILGQGGQGTVYRGILSDNTVVAIKKAKILDRSQVEEFINELIILSQINHRNVVKLIGCCFETEVPLLVYEFVNHGTLADHIHKCGHESTLCWRARLRIAGETAGALSYLHSDASDQILHRDIKSTNILLDENYMAKVADFGASRLVPLDRTQLTTLVQGTLGYLDPEYFHSIQLTEKSDVYSFGVVLAELLTGLRALSFERAEKERNLSLYFASAIKGERLFEIIDLRVLNEGNPEEIKEVAMLANRCLRVKGEDRPTMKEVAMELEGLMRVMDRHPWVNQSCDLEEAEHFLGKRSSKCDGILKSNAPGNDDSISNQVPFEIESGR, encoded by the exons ATGGTCATAGATGAGtttcttttaaaagttttggTGCTTGGCATCATTATATTGGGTCCATGCTACAGTCACGCAGCAGAAGCTGATTATTCAATCACGAAGCCTGGATGCCGAAGTTCCTGCGGAAACCTCTCGATTCCATATCCCTTTGGATCGAGCGATGGTAATTCTGGCTGCCACTTCAATTTCTCATCCTTTAATGTTCATTGTAACTACTCTACCAACCCTCCTACACCTTACATGGGGAACTTGCAAATAAGTAACATTTCCCTTCAAAATCACGAGATACGGGTATCACTTTGGGTCAGTCAAGCCTGTTATGACTCTTCCGGATACAATGAGTATTTGAGCCATGGCCAAACGCTCTCCCTAGCTAAATTCCCCATATCGACCACCAAGAACAAGTTCACCGTCGTCGGTTGCGACACGCAGGCCTTCTTCAAAGACGGCGATGGGAAGTTCACTTTTGGGTGTGTGTCTTTTTGCAACAACATTACGAACGTGAATAACGGGTCGTGTTCCGGTATTGGATGTTGCGAGACGAGCATCCCTACAGACTCCTTAAACTACGAAATCTCCTTTCAGAGCTTTTACAATCATAAATACGTCCTGGATTTCAATCCTTGTAGCTATGCCTTCGTCGCCGAAATTGGATCCTACAACTTCTCGGTTGCCGACCTTAACCAGCTTAAATCTCTAAGGTCCACTGTAGTTCTCGACTGGGCAATAGGGGAACAAACTTGCAAAGACGCCAAGCAGGACCCCGCCAGCTACTTGTGCGCCCAGAAGAGCTATTGCACTGATGCCAAAAACGGCGTCGGGTACAAGTGCACCTGTTTAGAAGGTTACCAAGGCAATCCTTACCTAGAGAATGGTTGTCATG GTGTGAGCATAAGCTTCCTACTGATTCTGTTGGGTGTTTCCTGGTTATATTTGGggctcaaagaaagaaaaatcagcagacagagagagaaattcTTCCAAGAAAATGGGGGCCGCCTCATGTTGCAGAAACTTCTTTCTGAGCACGAAGGCTCCATTGAATCGGCGAGAATATTCACCGACGAAGAGCTCAAGAAGGCCACGGACCACTACCATGAAAGCCGAATCCTAGGCCAGGGAGGCCAAGGAACAGTGTATCGAGGGATCTTATCAGACAATACAGTTGTTGCCATCAAGAAGGCCAAGATTTTGGACCGAAGTCAGGTCGAAGAATTCATCAACGAGCTGATCATCCTCTCCCAAATTAATCACCGCAATGTGGTTAAGCTAATCGGTTGTTGCTTCGAGACGGAGGTCCCGTTATTAGTCTATGAGTTCGTGAACCATGGCACCCTTGCCGACCACATACACAAGTGCGGCCACGAGTCCACATTATGCTGGAGGGCTCGTCTGCGCATTGCGGGGGAGACTGCTGGTGCGCTCTCATACTTGCACTCCGATGCATCTGATCAGATTTTGCACAGAGACATAAAGAGCACAAACATATTGTTGGACGAAAACTACATGGCAAAGGTTGCTGATTTCGGAGCCTCTAGGCTAGTCCCCCTTGACCGGACGCAGCTGACCACGCTGGTTCAAGGCACACTTGGGTACTTGGACCCCGAGTACTTCCACTCGATCCAGTTGACTGAGAAGAGTGATGTCTACAGCTTTGGGGTTGTGTTGGCTGAGTTGCTGACTGGACTGAGGGCCTTGTCCTTTGAGCGGGCTGAGAAGGAGAGGAACTTGTCCTTGTATTTTGCTTCTGCAATAAAGGGTGAGAGGTTGTTTGAAATCATCGACCTGAGGGTGCTGAACGAGGGAAACCCAGAAGAGATTAAGGAAGTTGCGATGCTGGCGAACCGATGCCTGAGGGTGAAAGGCGAAGATCGGCCAACCATGAAGGAAGTGGCAATGGAATTGGAGGGACTGATGAGGGTGATGGACAGGCATCCATGGGTGAATCAAAGCTGTGATCTTGAAGAAGCTGAGCATTTTCTTGGTAAGAGATCAAGCAAATGCGATGGCATCCTCAAAAGCAATGCACCAGGAAATGATGATAGCATAAGTAACCAAGTGCCCTTCGAAATTGAAAGTGGAAGATGA